Proteins encoded in a region of the Rutidosis leptorrhynchoides isolate AG116_Rl617_1_P2 chromosome 9, CSIRO_AGI_Rlap_v1, whole genome shotgun sequence genome:
- the LOC139866357 gene encoding uncharacterized protein: MLQRQIMFKQLEELQRQKKLQELNNSRQQTDIYQQSLIHNKQAPGAQYGPLINGTPVRDASQMFMFGNTNLIQGFQNGLPFSQAQNQVLHSINLPSQPIDAHSFGRFSQLQGMTCESIGEQLDDTSRSSTSDQFNVPYQETNMFGPGFSQGQTGTDLQEFERGQEQDINPSQDSNTLDPLEQKFLFDTDDDSVGGFGKMFEDTDNVQSFPSIQSGSWSALMQSALDETSSTDTGVQEEWSGLSFQNPDLSNDNHRPSLMETGNNPTLFQNNNFQNASSLNIIPEHLKTSNARSSFPGFQPSHKEASEYEASAQVQRFSPLQVRQGLNEPAGEFESVNVAPNKGKEFNKGCFPSKASEVTTFRSSDSSGLSTNVDRSADLSSMDSNAQTSRHMPERLHKVDKFREYKHGTQSAYIGTAPANKMPKTKTSDAFTSSSNSSTPQSFGLRLAHSTQKPPVNYFDLSQISQHAATSHLVSLKNQDGPRSSLIEGQRVPNLTSGANVWVDIPSEQTLSGTGIYKAPGGSPSTSDVANSRMETVSEAPKESEVANNLLEASRHILNSQSLDYARRAEANVSMLKQYISPLNPAYSDPSIRATLKSEPTSVYENYRSLLLPSAARDDQLVKISSHPPLQDVSHLHKNNSFVQMNLTSTSQDGSVKPVIGINSYSTNQLSSAYLQHIDVANKDLVVSQSKKRKFSTYDLLPWHKEAAQGSSRLQGMSIAELEWTQAANRVPEKLKGETEALGDLRRMVHPKKKIILTTQLMQMLFPPIPAAILSDHATACYNTTTYYAARLAVGDACSLVFHFQKPCDMSDSLSGEDVVSKGTGDQNLLKTVEKLIDRAKKLEDELLRLENGASFVDINIESQDLERFAIINRFAKYHSRALMVAAETGPKFYLQRYVTASQMPRIVPEGHNCLSL; the protein is encoded by the exons ATGTTGCAGCGGCAAATTATGTTTAAGCAGCTAGAAGAACTGCAAAGGCAAAAAAAACTCCAAGAGTTAAATAACTCTAGGCAGCAGACTGATATATATCAACAATCGTTAATACACAATAAACAAGCCCCCGGGGCTCAATATGGACCCTTGATTAATGGAACACCTGTTCGAGATGCATCCCAAATGTTTATGTTTGGCAATACCAACTTGATCCAAGGGTTTCAAAACGGGTTGCCTTTCTCACAGGCTCAAAATCAAGTCTTGCATTCAATAAATCTTCCATCTCAGCCAATCGATGCACATAGTTTTGGTCGCTTTTCTCAATTACAGGGGATGACTTGCGAATCAATTGGTGAACAACTTGATGACACTAGTAGATCGTCTACGAGCGATCAATTTAACGTTCCTTATCAGGAGACAAACATGTTTGGACCAGGTTTTAGTCAAGGTCAAACAGGAACTGATCTTCAAGAATTCGAAAGGGGTCAAGAACAAGACATCAACCCGTCTCAAGATTCAAATACTTTGGATCCATTGGAACAGAAATTCTTATTCGATACGGATGATGATAGCGTGGGAGGTTTCGGGAAGATGTTTGAAGACACTGATAATGTACAAAGCTTCCCGTCTATTCAAAGTGGGAGTTGGAGTGCGCTTATGCAATCTGCACTTGACGAAACTTCGAGTACTGATACTGGGGTGCAGGAAGAGTGGAGTGGCTTGAGCTTTCAGAATCCAGATCTGTCTAATGATAATCACCGTCCTAGTTTAATGGAAACTGGGAATAATCCAACTTTATTTCAGAACAATAATTTTCAAAATGCATCTTCTTTAAATATAATACCGGAGCATCTAAAAACATCTAATGCAAGATCAAGCTTTCCCGGTTTTCAGCCGTCCCACAAAGAAGCCAGCGAGTATGAAGCAAGTGCACAAGTTCAAAGATTCTCTCCTTTACAGGTCCGTCAAGGACTGAATGAACCGGCTGGGGAGTTCGAGTCTGTCAATGTTGCTCCGAATAAAGGCAAGGAGTTTAATAAG GGTTGTTTTCCCTCTAAAGCGTCTGAGGTGACAACTTTTAGAAGCAGTGATTCTTCTGGTTTGTCAACTAATGTGGATAGATCAGCTGACCTATCTTCTATGGACTCAAATGCTCAGACAAG TCGTCATATGCCTGAGCGTCTTCACAAGGTAGACAAATTCAGAGAATATAAACATGGAACTCAGTCTGCTTATATCGGAACAGCTCCAGCAAACAAGATGCCTAAAACGAAAACCTCAGATGCATTTACTTCATCCAGTAATTCTTCTACTCCACAATCATTTGGCTTGAGGTTGGCCCATTCAACTCAAAAGCCTCCTGTCAATTACTTTGACTTATCTCAAATCTCCCAACATGCG GCAACATCTCATCTAGTCTCATTGAAGAACCAAGATGGTCCAAGATCATCACTAATTGAGGGTCAACGAGTTCCAAATTTAACAAGTGGAGCTAATGTATGGGTAGATATACCTTCAGAGCAAACCCTTTCTGGGACGGGAATCTATAAGGCGCCAGGTGGATCTCCTTCGACCTCAGATGTGGCAAATAGCAGAATGGAAACTGTTTCCGAAGCACCAAAGGAGTCGGAAGTGGCAAATAATTTATTGGAAGCTAGTCGGCACATATTGAATTCTCAAAGTTTAGATTACGCAAGACGTGCAGAAGCAAATGTTTCCATGCTGAAGCAATATATTTCCCCTCTGAATCCAGCATACTCTGATCCTAGTATAAGGGCAACATTAAAGAGTGAACCAACCTCTGTGTATGAAAATTACAGAAGCCTGCTCTTGCCATCAGCTGCAAGAGATGATCAGTTGGTCAAAATCTCATCTCATCCTCCTCTTCAAGATGTTTCTCATCTGCATAAAAATAATTCGTTTGTGCAAATGAATTTAACCAGCACAAGTCAAGATGGAAGCGTAAAGCCAGTAATTGGGATCAACTCGTATTCTACTAATCAACTATCTTCCGCTTATTTACAACATATAGATGTTGCTAATAAagatttggttgtttctcaatcaAAGAAGCGTAAATTTTCTACATACGATCTTCTACCATGGCATAAAGAAGCCGCACAAGGTTCTTCTAGGCTTCAAGGCATGAG CATTGCTGAATTAGAATGGACACAGGCTGCCAATCGGGTACCTGAAAAG TTGAAAGGAGAAACTGAAGCATTAGGGGACTTACGTCGGATGGTTCACCCAAAGAAAAAAATCATCTTAACAACACAGCTTATGCAAATGCTATTCCCGCCTATACCCGCGGCAATTTTATCAGACCATGCAACTGCATGCTATAATACCACAACATACTATGCTGCTAGATTAGCTGTTGGTGACGCCTGTAGTTTGGTATTTCATTTTCAAAAGCCTTGCGATATGTCTGACTC GTTGTCGGGGGAAGACGTAGTATCAAAGGGCACCGGTGATCAAAATCTCTTGAAGACTGTCGAAAAGCTTATTGATCGAGCAAAAAAGCTGGAAGATGAGCTTTTGAG
- the LOC139866836 gene encoding ribosome biogenesis protein WDR12 homolog, with product MDIDGDTDDVTKSVQVRFVTKLQPPFKAPTTSVALPSNLTRLGLSAVVNNLLESENDEWKPEPFDFLIDGELVRMSLEDFLLAKGISAEKTLEIEYIRAVAPRKEEDPSLHDDWVSSVDGSSRFILTGCYDGLARVWKAAGVCTHVLEGHNDAITSVCVVKAIDNENDTNLVATGSKDKTLKLWKVDGEPLADNLKIGTYRTLRGHTASVQSLAAQPTGDMICSGSWDCRINLWETESNEGDIVSTKKRKKGSKEEESQSEGEAVSTLVGHTQCVSSVVWPEHGTIYSASWDHSIRRWDVETGKDTLNMYCGKVINCIDVGGESSALIAGGGSDPILRIWDPRKPGTLAPSFQFSSHTSWITACKWHKRSWFHLVSASYDGKVMLWDLRTAWPLAVIDSHKDKVLCADWWNEDSVVSGGADSKLRISSETCIL from the exons ATGGACATTGATGGAGATACTGATGATGTTACGAAAAGTGTTCAAGTACGGTTCGTCACGAAGCTCCAACCGCCGTTTAAAGCTCCGACGACCTCCGTTGCACTTCCGTCTAATCTCACCAGATTAGGCCTATCAGCTGTTGTTAATAATCTTCTGGAATCAG AAAATGATGAGTGGAAACCTGAACCATTTGATTTTCTAATTGATGGCGAGTTGGTGAGGATGTcacttgaagactttcttcttgcAAAGGGTATCTCAGCG GAGAAAACTTTAGAAATTGAATACATAAGAGCTGTAGCTCCACGTAAGGAAGAGGATCCGTCATTACACGATGATTGGGTCAGTTCAGTTGATGGTTCAAGTCG GTTCATTTTGACCGGTTGCTATGATGGATTAGCAAG GGTATGGAAAGCAGCTGGGGTTTGTACACATGTGTTGGAGGGACATAATGATGCAATCACATCAGTTTGTGTTGTGAAAGCAATAG ATAATGAGAATGACACCAATCTTGTTGCCACTGGCTCAAAAGATAAGACTTTGAAACTCTGGAAG gttgATGGGGAGCCTCTTGCGGATAATTTGAAGATTGGAACTTATAGAACTCTTCGAGGGCATACAGCTTCTGTTCAAAGTCTTGCAGCACAGCCAACTGGGGATATG ATATGTTCAGGTTCTTGGGATTGTAGAATTAACTTGTGGGAAACAGAATCTAATGAAGGAGATATTGTTTCAACTAAGAAAAGGAAAAAAGGAAGCAAGGAAGAAGAATCTCAATCAGAG GGAGAGGCTGTATCTACACTCGTGGGGCATACACAATGTGTATCTTCAGTTGTTTGGCCTGAACACGGAACTATTTATTCTGCATCATGGGACCACTCAATTAGAAGATGGGATGTCGAGACAGGAAAAGATACATTAAACATG TACTGTGGGAAAGTGATTAACTGCATCGATGTTGGGGGTGAAAGTTCTGCTCTCATTGCTGGTGGGGGCTCTGATCCTATTCTTAGGATCTGGGATCCTCGAAAACCAG GAACTTTGGCTCCTAGTTTCCAGTTCTCGTCCCACACATCCTGGATAACAGCATGCAAGTGGCACAAAAGATCatggtttcatttggtttctgcatCTTATGATGGGAAAGTGATGTTATGGGACTTGAGAACCGCG TGGCCATTAGCTGTAATTGACTCGCATAAGGATAAG GTATTATGTGCTGATTGGTGGAATGAAGATAGCGTTGTAAGTGGAGGAGCAGATTCAAAGCTACGAATTTCTTCTGAAACTTGTATCCTGTGA
- the LOC139866098 gene encoding exocyst complex component EXO70E2-like — MGVMETVEEDNLIDAARLILRALDSNKKISNETRKILGDLSVRLSSIVLKIDVDDDEKEEEDGELSDIKGRISSIHEKIMNWEGDKSMIWDCDPEEAKEYLKAVDEARRLAESLESLNLSKDDDILLRNVNTVIQTSMARLEEEFSHMLVHSRQCFEPEHVSFRSNEDDGLDDHSVVSFGDDSVDESIQRDSVSRGSEVVIMDLINPQVIPDLKGIANLMFDSSYGRECSQAFISARKDALDDCLFILEIEKLSIEDVLKMEWASLNSKIRRWTKAIRVFVRVYLASEKFLCDQIFGENESVSSICFFESSKGSMLQLLNFAEAIAIGPHQPEKLLRILDMYEVMSDVMPDIEGLYSDENGLYIKNECQDVLIRVGDCVKATFIEFENAVGSNTSNTAFPGGGNHHLTRYVMNYIKTLTDYSDSLNACLKDKDQLKDDQDSSFSPDISPDSRNGNSFSSPMALHFRSLMSILECNLEEKAKLYKDDALGHLFMMNNINYMAEKVKNSELRDVLGDDWIRKRNWKFQQYAMSYERATWSSILNLLREDGLSNSGSSGSTTRTLLRERLQAFYAAFEDIYKSQTGWSIPNIQLRDDVRISMSLKVIQAYRNYVGRHANNISERYIKYTADDLENYILDLFEGTPKSLHSFYRK; from the coding sequence ATGGGAGTGATGGAAACGGTTGAAGAAGATAATCTGATTGATGCTGCTAGGCTTATTTTAAGAGCATTGGATTCAAATAAGAAAATTAGTAATGAAACAAGGAAGATATTGGGGGATTTAAGTGTTCGTTTGAGTTCGATTGTACTGAAaattgatgttgatgatgatgaaaaagaagaagaagatggaGAACTTAGTGATATCAAAGGACGAATTAGTTCGATTCATGAAAAGATCATGAATTGGGAAGGTGATAAGTCTATGATATGGGATTGTGATCCTGAAGAAGCTAAGGAGTATTTAAAGGCGGTGGATGAAGCTCGAAGATTAGCCGAAAGTTTAGAGAGTTTGAATCTGAGCAAAGATGATGATATTCTGTTACGAAACGTGAACACTGTTATTCAAACGTCTATGGCTAGGCTTGAGGAGGAGTTTAGTCATATGCTTGTTCATAGTAGACAATGTTTCGAGCCTGAGCATGTTTCTTTTCGTTCTAATGAAGATGACGGTCTAGATGACCACTCAGTTGTGTCGTTCGGGGATGATTCAGTTGATGAGTCGATTCAGAGAGATAGTGTAAGCCGTGGGTCCGAGGTTGTTATTATGGATTTGATCAATCCTCAAGTGATTCCTGATCTGAAAGGGATTGCTAATTTGATGTTTGATTCGAGCTATGGTCGAGAATGTTCGCAAGCTTTTATTAGTGCACGTAAAGATGCGCTTGATGATTGTCTTTTTATTCTTGAAATTGAGAAATTGAGTATTGAAGATGTGTTAAAAATGGAATGGGCTTCGTTAAACTCGAAGATTAGGAGATGGACAAAGGCGATTAGGGTCTTCGTACGGGTTTATCTTGCAAGCGAGAAGTTTTTGTGTGACCAGATATTTGGGGAAAACGAGTCGGTCAGTTCGATCTGCTTTTTCGAGTCGTCAAAAGGTTCAATGTTGCAACTTTTGAACTTTGCGGAAGCTATTGCTATCGGGCCCCACCAGCCCGAAAAACTTTTAAGGATTCTTGACATGTATGAAGTCATGTCTGATGTCATGCCGGATATTGAAGGTTTGTATTCGGATGAAAACGGGTTGTACATTAAAAATGAATGTCAAGATGTTCTGATACGGGTCGGTGATTGTGTGAAAGCCACATTTATCGAGTTCGAGAATGCAGTGGGGTCCAACACGTCAAACACTGCTTTCCCGGGTGGCGGGAACCATCATCTCACTCGTTACGTCATGAATTACATTAAAACGTTAACCGATTACAGTGATTCTTTGAATGCTTGTTTGAAAGACAAGGATCAGTTGAAAGATGATCAAGATTCTTCGTTTTCACCAGACATAAGTCCGGATTCAAGAAACGGGAACTCGTTTTCGTCTCCAATGGCTTTACATTTCAGATCATTAATGTCGATTCTTGAATGCAATCTCGAGGAGAAAGCAAAGTTATATAAAGACGACGCATTGGGACACCTTTTCATGATGAACAATATAAATTACATGGCAGAAAAGGTGAAAAATTCAGAGTTACGAGACGTTCTTGGTGATGATTGGATTCGAAAACGTAACTGGAAGTTTCAACAATACGCTATGAGCTACGAACGCGCCACCTGGAGCTCGATTTTAAATTTACTCAGAGAAGACGGTTTGTCTAATTCAGGTAGTTCAGGTTCAACTACAAGAACTTTGCTTAGGGAGAGGCTGCAGGCGTTTTACGCTGCCTTTGAAGACATTTACAAAAGTCAAACTGGTTGGTCAATACCGAATATTCAACTTCGTGATGACGTGAGGATCTCAATGTCTCTTAAGGTGATTCAAGCTTATCGAAATTATGTTGGTAGACACGCTAATAACATAAGTGAAAGGTATATCAAGTATACAGCTGATGATCTTGAGAATTATATATTAGATCTGTTTGAAGGTACTCCGAAATCGTTACATAGTTTCTATAGAAAGTGA